GTGGCGGCGTCCAGCAGGTCGGTCCGGTAGCCGAAGACGGCGTGCAGGTCGTCGCCGTCCGGCCGGACGTCCAGGCCGAGTTCGAACTTCGCGGCGGTGTGGCCGCCGTCGACCTCGGTGCAGCGCAGGTCGGCGAAGGGCTCCTCGCCGAGCGCGCCGCCGGTGTGGGTGTGCACGGCCAGCATGGTCTGGAAGACGGGCGTCCGCCCGGGGTCGCGGTCCAGCCGCAGTTCCTCGGTGAGCCGCTCGAACGGGACCCGGCGGTGGCTCAGCGCGCGCATCCACTCGCCCCGGACGGCGCGCAGCAGCGTGTCGAAGGCGGGCGCCCCGGAGAAGTCGGCGCGCAGCACCAGCGCCGAGGAGCAGTACCCGACCAGGGCTTCGCTCTGCACGGTCTCCCGGGCGGCCGTCGGCACGCCGACGCAGAAGTCGTCCTGGCCGGTGCACCGGTGCAGCAGGGTCTGGTAGGCGGCGGCGAGCACCATGAACGGCGTCACCCGGCGCGCCCGGGCGAAGGCTTCCAGCTCGGGCCGCACCCCGCGCAGCACCCGGGTGTGGTACGCCCCGCCGCTGCGCGGCTCGGCGGGCCGGGGCCGGTCGAGCGGCAGCTCCAGCGGGGGCGCGCCGGCGAGGCGCTCCCGCCAGTAGGCGAGTGCCTGCGCGGCCTCCGGGCCGTCCAGCCAGGCCCGTTCGGCGGCGGCGTGCGCCAAGTAGGATGGCGGTGGCGGGAGTTCGGCGCTCCGGCCGGCGCGGTGCGCGGCGTAGTGGGTGGCGAGTTCGGCGCGCAGCAGTCCCAGCGTCCAGCCGTCGGCGGCGATGTGGTGCAGCACCAGGCACAGCAGGTGCTCCTCGTCCCCGGTGCGCAGCAGCGCGGCGCGCAGCAGCGGGCCCGCGGCCAGGTCGAACCCGGCGTTGGTCAACCCGGCGAGCGCCGCGCCGACCTGGTCCGGCGTCCGGGTCCGCAGGTCGCGCTCGTCCAGCCGGGCGGGCCCGGGCGGGTCGACGACCACCGACGGACGCCCGTCCGCGGCCGGGAAGCGGCTGCGGAGGGCTTCGTGCCGGGCCACGACCGCGTCGAGCGCCGACCGGAGGGCCGCCGGGTCGAGCGGGCCGGTGAGCCGCAGCACGAACGGGATGTTGTACGAGGGGTCCCCCGGCTCCAGTTGGTCGAGGAACCAGAGGCGTTCCTGTCCCACCGACAGCACCGCGGTGTCCGTGGCCACCGCCTCCGGTCCGGTGTTCCCGGTAGACATGAATTGAGCTCCCGTCTGGTTTCACGTGGTGCGCAACCCCGGGTCCTCGGTGGTGGGAGGGCGGCCGGGCGCTGCTCGTCCACAGGCGTCTCCCCTGCTGCGATCGGTGCGCAGGGGGAGGAGGGGGTGCCCAGGTTGGGGCTGCTGTGACACGGCGGATGCTAGGGATCGATGAGGCGCGCGGTCAATGGTCTGGACCTGCTGGACGTCTCGACCCTCCGCACTGGTACCTCCTCGTGATCATCCGGATCGACTGCCCCCGCCACCCGCTCCCCTCCCCCGCCGGCCCCCGCCCGGCGCGGCCCACTAGGGTGGGCCGATGGCTTTCCTGTTCTCCGACCGCTTCGCCGGCCGGGCCGCGCCCGGCCCCGAGCCGCAGGCCGACGAGTGCCGCTGCGCGAACCGGGGCAACCGGGTGCCGGTGCGCTTCCACGCCGAACGTCAGGACACCTCCGCGCCGGGCTGGTTGCGGCTGCTGGAGCTGATCGAGGAGGCCGCGGCGGACGGCCGCGAGGAGTTCGCGCCGCTGCGGGAGCTGACCGCGGAGCAGTGCCGCCAGCTGGTGACGCTGCCGCCGGACATCGGCCGGCTCACCCAGGTGCGCAGCCTGGTGCTGTACCGCTCCAACCTGGTGCGGATCCCGCCGGAGATCGGCGGCATGCGCAGCCTGGAACAGTTCGACCCGTACACCTCGTACCGCCTGCACTGGTTCCCGTACGAGCTGGCCCGGCTCCCGCTGCTGCGCCGAAGCACCGTCAGCACCCGTGCGCTGTACGGGAATCCGAAGACCCGGCCGCGCTTCCCGGTGCTCGCGCGGCCGGTGGACGGCCTGGAGCTCGGGTCGCTGGACCCGGCGCGGTGGGGCACCGGGGCGGTCGGGGCGTGCAGCGTGTGCGACGGGCCGATCGCCGGGTCCGGCGGGCTGCACCAGGCGTGGATCTCGCTGCACACCTCCGGGGCCGACGTGCTGCCGCTGCTGGTGAACGCCTGCTCGGCCGCCTGCCTGGCCGCGCTCCCCGCCCCGCCGAGCGGCTACCTGCCGGGCCCGCACCGCGGCGGGTCCCTGAACGGCCTGACGGCGACCGCCGCACTCGAGCTGTTCGCCGAACACTTCCAGTTGCACGTGATGGACGAGGACGCCGACGAGGACCTCGGCGCGGCCTGGACGCCGCAGGCGGTGGCGGACGGCCTGGCCGTCGGAGAGCGGACCGTCGGCATCGGCACCGCGGTCACCATGGACGTCGCCGTCACCGTCGAGGTCTTCGACGCCCCTCCTCCGCCCGACCACGCCCGCTTCGACCACGTGGTGGAGGCCACCGTCGACGTACCGTCCGGCCGGGTCGCCGTCCTGGGCTGCTCCGACTACCTCCCGGACGCCGCCACCTTCGACGTCCCACCGGGCCCGGTCCGGGTCCGGGCCTCCCGCTCCGACCTGGCGGCCGTCCGGCAGGTCGGCGAGGACGACTACCGGGACGAGGTGGTCGAGCGGGTCCGGATCCGGATCTGGCCGGCGTCCGGCCCGGAGGCCCCACGGGTCGTCAAGCGCTGGAACTCAGCCGTCGACTGACGTCACGCCACCCTGCCGCGGCCGGGCCCGCCCCGGTGCCCTGGCGGCGGCGACGGTCCAGGTGAACGGACTGACGATCGCCTGGGCGACGGGCCCCCGTTCAAGCCGCGCCGGGCGCCGCTTCTGCCGCCCGCACGACTGGAGACCGGCCGGTCGCGGTCGCGCCGTCAGAGCGGCTTGCGGTGGACCGCGATGCGGTGGTTGACGACGAAGCCCGCCTTCTCGTAGACGCCGGATGCGCCGGTGCTGCTGTCCGCGTCGGTCTCCAACGCGGCTTCGGTGTACCCGGAGCGGTGGGCCGCACCGAGCAGGTCGGCGAGCAGCGCACCCGCCACGCCCCGTCGGCGCCAGGACGCGGCGGTGCCGACCTGGCCGATGTAGAGGGTCTGCGGGGCGTCGGCGTACGGCAGCAGGTAGCCGACGACCTCCTCGCCGACGACCGCCAGCCGGGCCAGCTCGGGCAGGAAGGTCTCCGCCCGCACGGTCCTCGCGGCCCAGGACTCGAAGCTGCGCTCCTGATGGCCCCACCCGCCGCGGAACGCCGCGCTGTGGACGGCGTGCACCTCGCGCTCCCGCCCCGGCTCGTAGCGCACGATCCGGACGCCCTCGGGGGCCGGGCGCCGGACGGCGCGGAGGTGGGCGCGGCCATCTCCAGGAAGAACCGCTCGACGGTGAACCCCAGCCGCTCGTACAGCCGGGTCGCCGCCGTGTCGGGCACGCCGCTGTCGACCTCGGCCAGCCACCGCACCTCGGGCGCGGCCTCGGCGTGCCGTTCGGCCGCCCGGGCGAGCTGCCAGGCCAGCAGTTCCCGGCCGATCCCCCGCCCCCGGTGGTCGGGGTGCACCCCGCCCTCCAGGCTGACCCGGAACCCGCCCTCGGGCGGCAGGCGCACCAGCCCGGCGGCGAGCAGCCGCCCCTGCCCGTCGGTGATCAGCCGGGTGTCCAGCGCCGGGTCCCTGACCTCGGTCCGCACCACGTTCTCGACCGCACCGGCGGGCAGTTCGAGCTGCCCGCCACCGGCCCGGGAGATCGCGTTGAACAGACCGGCCACGGCCCCCGCGTCCCCCGCGCGCCAGGCGCGGGCAACCAGGTCGTTCATCAGTACCGCCTTTCGAGCAGGAGCCGGACGCCGCAGCCTAGTTGGCTCCTGCCCGCGGCGCGCGGGCTTTTCCGTCGCCCCGGTCCCCCGCGGCGGGGTCAGAGCGCGGGAAGCGGGCTGTGCCGGTCCGGGGAGCGGCGCTCCTGCAACCAGTACAGGTAGATCCGCAGGTCGTGGTGGAGCCCGTCCGCGAGGTACGCCTCGAAGGCCCGGACGGCCGCGACGGTGCCCTGGTCGTACTGGGCGTCGAGGCGCTCCCGGTCGGCCTGCCCGGCGGCCAGGTGTTCCAGCACCCGGGCCCGGACGTGCCACCGGGCGCGAACCGTCCCGGGAGTCCAGTGCCGGTCCCCGTCGCAGCCGTAGCCCCACGGGTCCTCGCACAACGCGCCGAGCACCTGCCGGGTCCCGGCCGGGTCGCGCGGCTGACGCCAGACGCACTCCCCGAACCGCTCCCCGTCGTAGAGCACGCGCCTGGTTGCGGCCTGCCGCCCGGTCAGGCAGTTGTCGGTCTCCGCCCCGTAGAACGGCCCGGGCACGTTCAACCAGTGCCGGTCGCGCTCGCCGAGGTGCGGCAGCGGATCGAAGTAGAGCGTCATGTCTAACGGTCCGGGACCAGGGAGTCCGAGCCTCCGTTGCCACCGACCCGCGGGCGACGGCGGGGCGGACGGTCATCACGCGCCTTCGGGTCGGAACGGGTGCGGGCCGACCCGAGGACAGGTCGCCGTCCACCGGACGGCAACGAGATGCGCCCCCTGCCCCGCGGACGCGCACCCCGCCCCGCCGGGCGGGTGGTTCGCCCGGCGGCCTGCGGCGCGCCTGCCGGGCGGGCGCCGGGCCGGGGGGATCATCGCGGGCGTGAGCGCTACCGATGAGTCGCAGCCGGACCCGCAGCCCGAGCCGTCCGTCGAGCCGTACCGGCATCCCGCCGCGGGCTGGGGGGCGGCGAGGAGCGTGACCAAGGTGCTGGCGGGGAGCGGCGAGTGGGTGGACGGGCCGCGGGCGGTGCTGCGGATGAACCACGAGGACGGCGGGTTCGACTGTCCGGGGTGCGCGTGGCCCGACGACTACAAGGGCCTGCACCTGGACATCTGCGAGAACGGCATCAAGCACGTCACCTGGGAGATGACGGGCAAGCGGGTGACCCGGGAGTTCTTCGCCGCGCACACCGTCTCGGAGCTCGCGGGGTGGAGCGACTTCGCGCTGGAGGACCAGGGGCGGCTGACCGAGCCGATGCTGTACGACGCCGCCTCGGACCGGTACCTGCCCGTCGACTGGCAGCGCGCCTTCGACGTGTTCGGCGCGGCCGTCCGCGGGCTGGCCGACCCGAACGAGGCGGCGTTCTACACCTCGGGGCGACTCGGCAACGAGGCGACGTTCCTGTACCAGTTGATGGCCCGTGAGCTGGGCACCAACAACCTCCCGGACTGTTCGAACATGTGTCACGAGGCGTCGGGGCGGGCGTTGACGGCCGCGCTGGGCACCGGGAAGGGCACGGCGGACCTGAAGGACTGGGAGGCCGCGGACGCGCTGTTCGTCCTGGGCGTCAACGCGGCCTCCAACGCGCCGCGGATGCTGACCGCGCTGGCGGACGCCGCCCGGCGGGGCGCCAAGGTGGTGCACGTCAATCCGCTGGTGGAGGCGGCGGCGACCCGCACCATCGTGCCGCACGAGTTCGCGAACATGGCCCTGATGCGGGCGACGTCGACCAGCAGCCTGAACCTGCAGGTGCGGATCGGCGGGGACCTGGCGCTGCTGCGGGCCATCGCCAAGGCGATCCTGGAGCTGTCCGCGCACGACCCGAAGGCGATCGACCGGCAGTTCGTCGAGCGGTACACCACGGGGTTCGAGGAGTACCGGGCGCTGTGCGAGGCCACGCCGTGGGAGGAGCTGGAGCGGCAGAGCGGGCTGAGCCGGCCGCAGCTGCTGCGGGCCGCCCAGCTCTACCGGGAGGCGGACCGTTCGATCTTCTCCTGGTGCCTGGGCGTCACCCAGCACGAGCACGGGGTGGACACCGTCCGGGAGATCGTCAACGTGCTGCTGCTGCGCGGCAACCTGGGCCGGGAGGGTGCGGGACCGTCACCGGTGCGCGGGCACTCCAACGTGCAGGGCAACCGGACCTGCGGCATCGACCACCGGCCCGCGCCGGAGTTCCTGGACCGCCTGGCGTCGGTGTGCGGGATCGACCCGCCGCGCGCGCACGGGCTGGACACCGTCGGGGTGATCGGGGCGATGGCGCGCGGCGAGGTGAAGGTGTTCGTCGG
The DNA window shown above is from Streptomyces sp. TLI_171 and carries:
- a CDS encoding FdhF/YdeP family oxidoreductase, producing MSATDESQPDPQPEPSVEPYRHPAAGWGAARSVTKVLAGSGEWVDGPRAVLRMNHEDGGFDCPGCAWPDDYKGLHLDICENGIKHVTWEMTGKRVTREFFAAHTVSELAGWSDFALEDQGRLTEPMLYDAASDRYLPVDWQRAFDVFGAAVRGLADPNEAAFYTSGRLGNEATFLYQLMARELGTNNLPDCSNMCHEASGRALTAALGTGKGTADLKDWEAADALFVLGVNAASNAPRMLTALADAARRGAKVVHVNPLVEAAATRTIVPHEFANMALMRATSTSSLNLQVRIGGDLALLRAIAKAILELSAHDPKAIDRQFVERYTTGFEEYRALCEATPWEELERQSGLSRPQLLRAAQLYREADRSIFSWCLGVTQHEHGVDTVREIVNVLLLRGNLGREGAGPSPVRGHSNVQGNRTCGIDHRPAPEFLDRLASVCGIDPPRAHGLDTVGVIGAMARGEVKVFVGMGGNFASAAPDTAYTAQALRRCELTVHVSTKLNRSHLVHGRQALILPCLGRTEQDRQRGGVQAASVEDSMSMVHLSVGMRKRPASRQLLSEPAIIAGLARAALPDSATPWEWYVEDYDRIRDTMAEVLDGFEDFNRRVRLPLGFRLRQPARELVFLTPSGRAEFSTAPLPDVLPAPGTLVLGTMRSHDQWNTTIYSNDDRYRGVKNLRTLVFLNRQDMRERHLAEFDPVDITATARDGSTRSLHGYLAVPYDLPRGCAAGYMPEMNVLCALGDHSAQSDQPIMKHLNVTVTAAAAPTR
- a CDS encoding GNAT family N-acetyltransferase, whose amino-acid sequence is MRYEPGREREVHAVHSAAFRGGWGHQERSFESWAARTVRAETFLPELARLAVVGEEVVGYLLPYADAPQTLYIGQVGTAASWRRRGVAGALLADLLGAAHRSGYTEAALETDADSSTGASGVYEKAGFVVNHRIAVHRKPL
- a CDS encoding ferredoxin, whose product is MTLYFDPLPHLGERDRHWLNVPGPFYGAETDNCLTGRQAATRRVLYDGERFGECVWRQPRDPAGTRQVLGALCEDPWGYGCDGDRHWTPGTVRARWHVRARVLEHLAAGQADRERLDAQYDQGTVAAVRAFEAYLADGLHHDLRIYLYWLQERRSPDRHSPLPAL